From Arvicanthis niloticus isolate mArvNil1 chromosome 22, mArvNil1.pat.X, whole genome shotgun sequence, the proteins below share one genomic window:
- the LOC143436437 gene encoding olfactory receptor 6C6-like isoform X1 codes for MKNQSVKIEFILLGLTDDPQLQIPIFLFLFFNYILSLLGNFMIISLTLLDPHLKTPMYFFLRNFSFLEISFTTVCIPRFLISILTGDRTISYNACAAQLFFFFLLGSTEFYLLAAMSYDRYVAICRPLHYPIIMNNKVCHLLVLSCWVTGFLVVFPALLLGLKLDFCASKTIDHFLCDTSPLLQLSCTDTHFIELLDFALAVMTLVITLILVILSYTLIIKTILKFPSAKQRKKAFSTCSSHMVVVSITYGSCIFMYMKTSAKERVTLNKGVSVLNTSVAPLLNPFIYTLRNQQVKEAFKHVLYRFCSLQNSDTSFRHK; via the coding sequence atgaagaacCAATCAGTAAAGATAGAGTTCATTTTACTTGGTCTGACAGATGACCCTCAGCTACAAATTCcgatttttctgtttctgtttttcaattaCATCTTGAGCCTCCTGGGGAACTTCATGATCATCTCTCTCACTCTACTGGATCCCCATCTTAAGACTCCAATGTATTTCTTCCTccggaatttttcttttttagaaatttCATTCACCACGGTGTGCATTCCTAGGTTCCTGATAAGCATTCTCACTGGAGACAGAACAATTTCCTACAATGCTTGTGCAGCTCaattattcttctttttcttactaGGAAGCACAGAGTTTTACCTCCTGGCTGCCAtgtcctatgaccgctatgtaGCCATCTGCAGACCACTGCACTACCCCATCATCATGAATAACAAAGTGTGCCACCTATTGGTCCTCAGCTGCTGGGTGACTGGGTTCTTAGTTGTATTCCCTGCTTTGCTCTTGGGACTCAAACTGGATTTCTGTGCTTCCAAAACAATAGACCACTTCCTGTGTGACACTTCCCCTCTCCTACAGCTGTCTTGCACAGACACCCATTTTATTGAGTTATTGGATTTTGCTTTAGCTGTCATGACACTTGTCATCACCTTGATTTTAGTGATTCTCTCCTACACACTCATCATCAAAACCATCCTAAAGTTCCCTTCAGCTAAACAACGGAAAAAGGCCTTTTCCACCTGCTCTTCACACATGGTTGTTGTATCCATTACTTATGGGAGTTGTATCTTCATGTACATGAAAACATCAGCCAAGGAGAGGGTGACTTTAAATAAAGGTGTCTCTGTTCTCAACACTTCTGTGGCCCCTTTGCTAAATCCTTTCATTTACACTCTAAGGAATCAGCAGGTGAAGGAAGCTTTCAAACATGTACTTTATAGATTTTGTTCTCTACAAAACAGTGACACAAGTTTTAGACATAAATAA
- the LOC143436437 gene encoding olfactory receptor 6C6-like isoform X2 yields the protein MFCLCLLSITIKEYCLILQLVLYVSGSTEFYLLAAMSYDRYVAICRPLHYPIIMNNKVCHLLVLSCWVTGFLVVFPALLLGLKLDFCASKTIDHFLCDTSPLLQLSCTDTHFIELLDFALAVMTLVITLILVILSYTLIIKTILKFPSAKQRKKAFSTCSSHMVVVSITYGSCIFMYMKTSAKERVTLNKGVSVLNTSVAPLLNPFIYTLRNQQVKEAFKHVLYRFCSLQNSDTSFRHK from the exons ATGTTCTGCCTTTGCCTTCTTAGCATTACGATTAAAG AATACTGTCTAATTCTTCAACTTGTTTTATATGTATCAG GAAGCACAGAGTTTTACCTCCTGGCTGCCAtgtcctatgaccgctatgtaGCCATCTGCAGACCACTGCACTACCCCATCATCATGAATAACAAAGTGTGCCACCTATTGGTCCTCAGCTGCTGGGTGACTGGGTTCTTAGTTGTATTCCCTGCTTTGCTCTTGGGACTCAAACTGGATTTCTGTGCTTCCAAAACAATAGACCACTTCCTGTGTGACACTTCCCCTCTCCTACAGCTGTCTTGCACAGACACCCATTTTATTGAGTTATTGGATTTTGCTTTAGCTGTCATGACACTTGTCATCACCTTGATTTTAGTGATTCTCTCCTACACACTCATCATCAAAACCATCCTAAAGTTCCCTTCAGCTAAACAACGGAAAAAGGCCTTTTCCACCTGCTCTTCACACATGGTTGTTGTATCCATTACTTATGGGAGTTGTATCTTCATGTACATGAAAACATCAGCCAAGGAGAGGGTGACTTTAAATAAAGGTGTCTCTGTTCTCAACACTTCTGTGGCCCCTTTGCTAAATCCTTTCATTTACACTCTAAGGAATCAGCAGGTGAAGGAAGCTTTCAAACATGTACTTTATAGATTTTGTTCTCTACAAAACAGTGACACAAGTTTTAGACATAAATAA